One genomic window of Candidatus Omnitrophota bacterium includes the following:
- a CDS encoding sugar ABC transporter permease yields the protein MKVKATLENYLFVLPAVAIFSVFYVIPFIWVFQLGMYEWNGISVSRVFVGLSNFKEILFGDPVWWQAMRQVGYITLFALTFQNALAFMLAMACDREIRLKNFYRVLFFIPPVLSEVVVGLVWKYIILNSDGLVNHGIATVGLTNFFNSWLSLPNQPFTGNWTSHTNTALTCVAIVHSWKGFGWGFLIFLAGLQGIPRELYEAAKVDGANSWDCFRKITLPLMVPVIVLVAILTILGTMQSFVLIISLIGGELAGHTTVPVLRILASMRGSSRFGYACAQGISFGVILVMISFIQYKFSQKFKQA from the coding sequence ATGAAAGTCAAAGCTACTTTAGAAAACTATCTTTTTGTCCTGCCGGCTGTGGCGATATTCAGCGTTTTCTATGTCATCCCGTTCATTTGGGTATTTCAGCTGGGGATGTATGAATGGAACGGGATATCCGTAAGCAGGGTGTTCGTCGGCTTAAGCAATTTCAAGGAAATACTTTTTGGCGATCCCGTATGGTGGCAGGCAATGCGCCAGGTCGGCTACATAACCCTGTTTGCCCTTACCTTCCAGAATGCCCTGGCTTTTATGCTGGCAATGGCCTGCGACCGCGAGATAAGGCTTAAGAATTTTTACCGGGTCCTGTTTTTCATCCCGCCGGTATTATCCGAGGTAGTTGTCGGCCTGGTCTGGAAATACATAATCCTGAACAGCGACGGCCTGGTGAACCACGGCATCGCCACTGTCGGCCTGACTAATTTCTTTAATTCCTGGTTATCCCTGCCTAATCAACCTTTTACCGGCAATTGGACATCGCATACCAATACCGCGTTGACCTGCGTGGCCATTGTGCATTCCTGGAAAGGTTTCGGCTGGGGGTTTTTGATCTTCCTGGCCGGTTTGCAGGGCATCCCGCGCGAGCTTTACGAGGCGGCCAAGGTGGACGGCGCCAATTCCTGGGATTGTTTCCGCAAGATAACCCTGCCTTTGATGGTCCCGGTGATCGTATTGGTGGCCATACTGACTATCCTGGGCACTATGCAATCTTTTGTCCTGATAATTTCCCTTATCGGCGGCGAACTTGCCGGCCACACTACCGTGCCGGTTTTAAGAATACTGGCTTCAATGCGCGGATCTTCGCGGTTCGGTTATGCCTGCGCGCAGGGCATAAGTTTCGGGGTAATATTGGTAATGATATCTTTTATCCAGTATAAGTTCTCCCAAAAGTTCAAACAGGCTTAA
- a CDS encoding carbohydrate ABC transporter permease — protein MRSIAYYKTKKIFTNVIIHIFLLSVAVSCVFPLLWMASSSLKTQETIFKDMSIVPKEFHFENYVVAWKEGGFGRYFLNSIFYTTSVVVGIIIISSLAAYAFSRFSFPGKNFLFYVFMAAMMIPIPGSFVPLYVLLNKLHLRNTAVGYILCMINVGLSTSIFLLKTFFDKLPHELEDAARIDGCSKFGIWWHVALPLAKPVMAVVVVFNALNVWNEYVLALIIFDSKGLMPLQVALTTFQGEFITRYPLLMAGLTITALPIILVYLLMQKYIVKGVTQGALVG, from the coding sequence ATGAGATCGATCGCTTATTACAAAACAAAAAAGATATTCACCAACGTAATAATCCACATATTCCTTCTGTCGGTGGCCGTCTCCTGCGTATTCCCTTTGTTATGGATGGCGTCTTCGAGCCTTAAGACCCAGGAGACCATATTCAAGGATATGTCCATTGTCCCCAAGGAATTCCATTTTGAGAACTACGTTGTTGCCTGGAAAGAAGGCGGGTTCGGAAGGTATTTCCTGAACAGCATATTTTATACCACTTCCGTGGTCGTCGGCATCATTATCATTTCGTCCCTTGCCGCTTACGCCTTTTCCCGTTTCAGTTTTCCCGGGAAGAATTTTTTGTTTTACGTGTTTATGGCCGCGATGATGATCCCTATCCCGGGCAGCTTCGTGCCTTTATACGTCCTTTTGAATAAACTGCACCTGCGCAATACCGCGGTAGGTTATATATTGTGCATGATTAATGTTGGGCTATCCACCAGCATTTTTCTTTTAAAGACATTCTTCGACAAACTGCCGCATGAATTGGAAGACGCGGCCCGGATCGACGGATGCTCTAAATTCGGGATCTGGTGGCATGTGGCCCTGCCGTTGGCCAAACCGGTAATGGCCGTGGTTGTTGTTTTTAACGCGCTGAACGTCTGGAATGAATATGTCCTGGCGTTGATCATTTTTGACAGTAAAGGACTGATGCCTTTGCAGGTGGCTTTGACCACCTTCCAGGGGGAATTCATCACCCGCTATCCGCTGTTGATGGCCGGGCTTACAATAACGGCTTTGCCGATAATATTGGTCTATCTTTTAATGCAGAAATATATAGTCAAAGGCGTAACCCAGGGGGCTCTGGTAGGATGA
- a CDS encoding group I intron-associated PD-(D/E)XK endonuclease, producing MEQSGSSSGSMDKKLKSDIAESAVITELLKQGFRVLKPFGDRLPYDLAIDLDGKLLRIQVKSAWFDQKNDMYCVDVRRTKTNRRRMLRARYDADDFDFAVL from the coding sequence GTGGAGCAGTCCGGTAGCTCGTCAGGCTCAATGGATAAAAAACTCAAATCTGACATCGCAGAATCTGCCGTCATCACTGAACTCCTGAAACAAGGGTTCAGGGTGCTCAAACCGTTCGGGGATCGCCTCCCTTATGATCTGGCGATCGACCTGGATGGTAAACTTCTGCGCATTCAAGTCAAAAGCGCTTGGTTCGACCAGAAAAACGACATGTATTGTGTCGATGTCAGACGGACCAAGACGAACAGACGAAGGATGTTGCGGGCGAGATATGACGCGGATGATTTCGATTTTGCGGTGCTGTAA
- a CDS encoding extracellular solute-binding protein, which yields MFRNRVSFKSWSVFLMIILGFSCLSGCAGESGQSGKSLLIWHWMTDRQQAFDELAKRYEAAYGVKVNFDLYAPSDAYSQKVRAAAQGVNLPDVFGILAEKRDFAAFVEAGHILDLTYYMDENAGQWRNVFFAKALQINEFPAGNIYKVAPGIYGVPIDTMTIQLVYNKDLFRKMGLDPAKPPVTFSEFIGIAKKIKENNLQGLVSGWGEYWLIDCFANNYAFNLMGQDKVLATIKGQVPYTDPDWIKVLALFKDMRDSGLLYSGAIAMVNKDAEQAFANEKAVFAFNGSWCVNVYKEMNPKLNYGVMLPPKISDKYPVSIWGGAGSSFMVNARSAKKDEAVKFLKWLTAKEQQVYLSEATNNLPANKESLNTIPKILSAFAKNIDYTTHPNIWGVSEFPLVVEALDKGIQSIIIGEKTPEQVAQEVQRTKEKEIAKKR from the coding sequence ATGTTCAGAAACAGGGTCAGCTTCAAATCGTGGTCGGTTTTTTTAATGATTATCTTGGGTTTTTCCTGCCTTAGCGGATGCGCGGGCGAGAGCGGACAATCCGGTAAGTCTTTATTGATCTGGCATTGGATGACCGACAGGCAGCAGGCCTTTGACGAGTTGGCCAAAAGATACGAGGCTGCTTACGGAGTGAAAGTTAATTTTGATCTCTATGCGCCTTCGGACGCGTATTCCCAGAAAGTTCGGGCAGCTGCCCAAGGGGTTAATCTCCCTGATGTGTTCGGTATTTTAGCCGAAAAACGCGACTTTGCCGCGTTTGTCGAGGCCGGCCATATCCTTGACCTCACCTATTATATGGACGAGAACGCCGGCCAATGGCGCAATGTCTTCTTTGCCAAAGCCCTTCAGATAAATGAATTCCCCGCAGGCAACATTTATAAAGTAGCTCCGGGTATTTACGGCGTTCCCATAGATACTATGACCATACAGCTGGTTTATAACAAAGATCTGTTCAGGAAGATGGGGCTTGATCCGGCAAAACCGCCGGTCACCTTCAGTGAATTCATCGGGATAGCCAAGAAAATAAAAGAAAATAACCTGCAGGGCCTGGTTTCAGGATGGGGTGAATACTGGCTGATTGATTGTTTCGCCAATAATTACGCCTTCAACCTTATGGGCCAGGACAAGGTCCTGGCTACCATAAAGGGGCAGGTCCCTTATACCGATCCCGACTGGATTAAGGTTTTGGCCTTGTTCAAAGACATGCGCGATTCCGGCCTGTTGTATAGCGGAGCGATCGCTATGGTCAATAAGGACGCTGAGCAGGCTTTTGCCAATGAAAAAGCGGTTTTTGCTTTTAACGGCTCTTGGTGCGTGAATGTCTATAAGGAAATGAATCCTAAATTGAATTACGGGGTAATGCTTCCGCCTAAAATATCTGATAAATACCCGGTGAGCATCTGGGGAGGGGCAGGTTCTTCTTTTATGGTCAACGCCCGTTCGGCGAAAAAGGACGAGGCGGTAAAGTTCCTGAAATGGCTCACTGCCAAAGAACAGCAGGTTTATTTGTCGGAAGCGACTAATAATCTGCCGGCTAATAAAGAAAGCCTGAATACTATACCCAAGATCCTTTCCGCGTTCGCCAAGAACATAGATTACACCACCCATCCCAATATCTGGGGCGTGTCGGAGTTTCCTCTGGTGGTTGAGGCCCTGGATAAAGGGATACAGTCTATAATAATCGGGGAAAAGACCCCGGAACAAGTGGCCCAGGAAGTCCAAAGGACCAAGGAAAAAGAAATAGCGAAGAAGCGTTAA
- the eno gene encoding phosphopyruvate hydratase produces MAKIKKVTGRQILDSRGNPTVEVDVLLDNGIIGRAAVPSGASTGENEALELRDGDKTKYMGKSVLKAVNNVNTAIASKITGLEPDFAKVDRVLIDLDGTETKSNLGANAILGVSMAVAKAASLDKKEPLYRFLGGEKANILPVPLMNILNGGMHADNNLDIQEFMIMPIGAPSFSEALRMATEIFHNLKSLLKSQKLSTSVGDEGGFAPNLKANEEALTLILQAVEKAGYKPGKDVYLALDCASSSFCKDGKYQFENSQKTSDDLIAIYQKWLKQYPLVSIEDGLSEFDWPGWKEMTRKIGGQLQLVGDDIFVTNPKFLKKGIEENVGNAILVKVNQIGSLSETLAAIEMAQKNKYRAIISHRSGETEDTTIAHLAVACGCGQIKTGSLSRTDRICKYNELLRIEEELGASAVYAGAIWNK; encoded by the coding sequence ATGGCAAAGATCAAAAAGGTCACAGGAAGACAGATACTCGATTCCCGGGGAAATCCCACTGTGGAAGTGGATGTACTTTTAGATAACGGTATTATCGGCAGGGCTGCTGTGCCTTCAGGCGCCTCCACCGGCGAAAATGAAGCCTTGGAATTGCGCGACGGCGACAAAACAAAATACATGGGCAAATCCGTATTAAAAGCGGTGAACAATGTAAATACCGCAATTGCCTCAAAAATAACGGGATTGGAGCCTGATTTTGCCAAGGTCGACCGCGTATTGATCGATCTGGACGGGACGGAAACTAAAAGCAATCTGGGTGCAAACGCTATATTAGGCGTATCAATGGCTGTCGCCAAAGCAGCCAGCCTGGATAAAAAAGAGCCTTTATATAGATTCCTGGGAGGAGAAAAAGCCAATATACTGCCTGTGCCGCTGATGAACATCCTGAACGGCGGGATGCACGCGGACAACAACCTGGATATCCAGGAATTCATGATCATGCCTATCGGCGCTCCAAGCTTCTCCGAGGCCCTGCGCATGGCCACCGAGATATTCCATAATCTTAAATCCCTTTTGAAATCCCAGAAATTATCCACTTCCGTGGGCGATGAAGGCGGGTTCGCCCCGAACCTTAAAGCCAACGAAGAAGCATTGACCTTGATCCTTCAGGCTGTCGAAAAAGCGGGCTACAAGCCGGGCAAAGACGTGTATCTGGCCCTGGACTGCGCGTCCAGCTCTTTCTGCAAAGACGGAAAATATCAGTTCGAGAATTCCCAGAAGACCAGCGACGACCTTATCGCCATTTACCAGAAATGGCTTAAGCAATATCCCCTGGTCTCCATTGAAGACGGATTATCTGAATTCGACTGGCCGGGCTGGAAAGAAATGACCAGGAAGATCGGCGGGCAGCTGCAGTTGGTGGGCGACGACATCTTCGTCACCAATCCGAAATTCCTGAAAAAAGGTATTGAAGAAAATGTCGGTAATGCTATACTGGTAAAGGTAAACCAGATCGGTTCGCTGTCGGAAACCCTCGCGGCTATCGAAATGGCCCAGAAGAACAAGTACCGGGCGATCATTTCACACCGTTCAGGGGAGACCGAAGACACCACTATCGCCCATCTGGCTGTAGCCTGCGGCTGCGGGCAGATCAAAACCGGCTCTTTATCCCGGACCGACCGGATCTGCAAATATAACGAACTGCTCAGGATCGAAGAAGAATTAGGCGCCTCGGCGGTTTATGCCGGGGCTATTTGGAATAAATGA
- a CDS encoding PilZ domain-containing protein, with translation MDIKERRQAIRWQINSPGQIVLEDCRALVNCTILDISYRGVQVLLDKPLENTKLFKISVVLSEECYLDSIDLRSVWHRKVPEGELYGLYFNRIKDIDKEKIYKFVFKHAPRQIHQQWWQESDKGGGESMEDMGTNDKRVFARFPVQMALKFIDLLSNREGQAHAYDISAKGLGFMATEELKPLTPLEMWLQVPDKGEPLYTRGEVVWSEMVEPNKYKAGINLERADLMGVSRVLRTLNTI, from the coding sequence ATGGACATAAAAGAACGCAGGCAGGCAATAAGGTGGCAAATAAACAGCCCCGGGCAAATTGTTCTGGAGGACTGCCGGGCGTTAGTTAATTGCACTATACTTGATATAAGTTACCGGGGGGTCCAGGTATTGCTGGATAAACCTCTGGAGAATACCAAGTTATTCAAGATCAGCGTCGTACTTTCCGAGGAGTGCTACCTGGACAGCATCGACCTGCGCAGCGTCTGGCACAGGAAGGTTCCGGAAGGCGAGCTTTACGGCTTGTATTTTAACCGCATAAAAGACATAGATAAAGAGAAGATCTACAAATTTGTCTTTAAGCACGCACCAAGGCAAATACATCAACAGTGGTGGCAGGAATCTGACAAGGGGGGGGGTGAATCAATGGAAGATATGGGGACCAACGACAAGAGAGTCTTTGCGCGGTTTCCGGTGCAGATGGCTTTGAAATTCATTGATCTATTATCCAACAGGGAAGGCCAGGCGCATGCTTATGATATCAGCGCCAAGGGTTTGGGATTTATGGCGACCGAGGAATTAAAACCGCTTACACCGTTGGAGATGTGGCTACAGGTCCCGGATAAAGGGGAGCCGCTTTATACCAGAGGTGAAGTAGTCTGGTCAGAGATGGTCGAACCTAATAAATACAAGGCCGGGATCAATCTGGAAAGAGCGGACCTGATGGGTGTTTCCCGGGTTTTAAGGACCCTCAATACGATATAG
- the pgk gene encoding phosphoglycerate kinase, whose product MSRPSKNNSISKIISGVVIAQFIMSSIALRGYAGTDNLRPAPVKDSDRISVLADELQKDGGKLAEWIHILAENTIVGDAAKGSNVGMVIRLGKLVEENISGSILGHSANRKAYIKEVGAQIAEGLRLTGMEEKAIAAASRKIAFSRYDNIMNHRIQAMFQAGIREICLCVGSDKDKLTVEEEISDVLAQLQVSFADVSLEQIKKIIFHVAWEPAANIGTGTAVGPEKIKLVHQAIYEFFAEKYNTPSGYIGDVWGKSLKILYGASVDGKNVDGIMAVKEDKGMALVHGVLFASSGKKADGFLAVAEGVSRAAERDNAQYVCFVNLKEFARAEKDEALTFVVEIVRAIALGRIDPRHTILAIADQDVHLKEWQDAIVGRSVSMSDGGYAYVEGTNFKDKNVLFRPDYNTPASVKTDDQGNVLSIKISDASRIVDSFPALTKILKDKPKHVVVVVHFEPKVLNPATGKKDKKNLSTKVTADKLKELLPAEYKDKVIFLADSVNDNGIAAEAMRAIESYTDSEIIVLENIRFAKGEKKGAPELNDPKGVALRKQLSGLADEYVVDALGNIHRAHASMLPLPGVHKVMGSLVEKEIKVFNRILNPAHPYAGVNGGNKVEDKVDTMDVSLSTMQEGDAIIIGGAMAYTFLKAQDPTLKLGKSLVQADKVDLAKTILEKAARKKVRIILPVDHRISDKLAPGAAELVTEGLEVPDGYMAVDIGPKTEKIVAEVLSNAQTAFWNGPMGAFEDEAGGFNKGTYTVARELQKMGRSGRLAGIGGGETRMAAIKAGVTDADGVFMSSGGGSTQEYFAKKGNLPVIKNLENDETAQKNLVLAGKLGVEPADLARFEAADSSIYNALGDKLFNGYISQVRRLLPRFSTGQKLNGALSKAEVSAEVIKDSRGNNTVRATLKIGDIVTVGEVPAGASKGAAEAFAFPPKEIDRAIANVAKIQEILKNSGLDISKHSDLRKTEQLIIAAAGENFATLGANATVPISWALWRMAAALNNMELWEYIRINEPGVVGNDPVYFYMNIYNGGLHASGGDASVLGTVWTEFQEMLIVPVGAKTHAEGVAMGDKIDQELKKILKGKFAEADIMRKDEAGFAVKGLGKSEDAIAYVVQAIRNAGYEPGKDVKLALDVAATSFYDEKENIYKFQGQKLTSAEMVDFYVKLVKQYDGLFLSIEDGLAEEDWQGWVELTAAMKEKGVLTIGDDLYVTQHGRLNKGLAMNAATAILIKVNQNGTLGGTIDVMKTAKANGIKAVVSHRSGETLDAGIADLAYATRAFGLKTGDPQPLVDFQNPNELVRRAKYDRMIEIQKQENIQNDPALSRPKALLINADFFKSGAVKNAVAEIARLNGNINVVIYGDNAEKLKTLVGNPDIIAVRSLTAAVSEIANRGVKSSQDAVILTPMPYSSETFIVQIRSGEISTLALAKAVKQLFKNDRITAAMDEFYKSLVDNKVVSEQDYINTREKILTDLIDGVYNLGEIKLTKQVSDVIEKERLVTEEFVGKV is encoded by the coding sequence ATGTCCAGGCCGTCTAAAAACAATAGTATCTCTAAAATAATTTCCGGCGTTGTGATCGCGCAATTTATCATGAGCAGTATAGCCCTGCGCGGTTATGCCGGCACAGACAATTTAAGGCCGGCTCCGGTCAAAGATTCCGACCGGATAAGCGTTCTGGCCGATGAATTGCAGAAAGACGGCGGCAAACTGGCTGAATGGATCCATATCTTAGCGGAAAATACAATTGTGGGCGATGCCGCTAAAGGTTCGAACGTCGGCATGGTCATACGGCTGGGAAAGCTTGTTGAAGAGAATATATCCGGGTCCATATTAGGGCATTCGGCAAACCGGAAGGCGTATATAAAGGAAGTGGGCGCTCAAATCGCTGAAGGGCTGCGTTTGACCGGAATGGAAGAAAAGGCGATCGCGGCTGCCAGCCGCAAGATAGCTTTTTCCAGATACGATAACATCATGAATCACCGGATCCAGGCGATGTTTCAAGCAGGGATCAGGGAGATCTGCCTTTGCGTAGGCAGTGATAAGGATAAGCTCACCGTTGAGGAAGAGATATCGGATGTGCTTGCGCAGTTGCAGGTGTCTTTTGCCGATGTCTCTTTGGAACAAATAAAAAAGATAATTTTCCACGTGGCTTGGGAGCCTGCGGCGAATATCGGCACCGGTACTGCTGTCGGTCCGGAAAAGATCAAGCTGGTCCATCAGGCTATCTATGAATTCTTTGCCGAGAAGTATAATACACCCTCCGGGTATATCGGCGATGTTTGGGGGAAGTCATTGAAAATACTTTACGGCGCAAGCGTTGACGGAAAGAACGTCGACGGCATAATGGCGGTGAAAGAGGATAAAGGCATGGCTTTGGTGCACGGCGTGTTATTCGCTTCTTCGGGTAAAAAGGCCGATGGCTTCCTGGCTGTGGCCGAGGGGGTTAGCCGCGCCGCGGAAAGGGATAACGCCCAGTATGTCTGTTTTGTCAACCTTAAGGAATTCGCCAGGGCTGAGAAAGATGAGGCTTTGACTTTTGTCGTCGAGATCGTCCGGGCCATTGCTTTAGGACGGATCGATCCCCGGCATACCATTCTGGCGATCGCTGACCAGGATGTACATCTAAAGGAGTGGCAGGACGCGATCGTCGGCAGAAGCGTTTCGATGTCGGACGGCGGATACGCGTATGTTGAAGGAACGAACTTTAAGGACAAGAATGTGCTTTTTCGCCCGGATTATAACACTCCGGCTTCGGTAAAGACCGATGATCAGGGTAATGTTTTGTCGATCAAAATATCCGACGCAAGCAGGATCGTTGATTCCTTCCCGGCTTTGACCAAGATCCTGAAAGATAAGCCAAAACATGTGGTTGTCGTTGTCCATTTCGAACCTAAGGTGTTGAATCCCGCGACCGGTAAGAAAGACAAGAAAAATCTGTCTACTAAAGTCACAGCGGACAAACTTAAAGAATTGCTGCCGGCGGAATATAAAGATAAGGTAATATTCCTGGCTGATTCAGTCAATGACAATGGGATTGCCGCCGAAGCAATGCGGGCTATAGAAAGTTATACTGATTCCGAGATCATCGTATTGGAAAATATCCGTTTTGCCAAAGGCGAAAAGAAAGGTGCCCCCGAGCTTAATGATCCTAAAGGTGTAGCTTTACGCAAACAGCTTTCAGGATTAGCGGACGAATATGTGGTGGATGCCTTGGGTAATATTCATCGCGCCCACGCATCAATGCTGCCTTTGCCCGGGGTGCATAAAGTCATGGGCAGTCTTGTGGAAAAAGAGATTAAAGTGTTCAACCGGATACTTAACCCGGCGCATCCTTATGCCGGGGTTAACGGCGGTAATAAGGTTGAAGATAAAGTGGATACCATGGATGTGTCTTTGTCGACGATGCAGGAAGGCGACGCGATCATCATCGGCGGGGCTATGGCCTACACTTTTTTAAAGGCGCAGGATCCAACATTGAAATTGGGCAAATCACTTGTTCAGGCGGATAAAGTTGATCTGGCTAAGACTATACTTGAGAAGGCCGCCCGGAAGAAGGTGCGGATAATCCTTCCAGTGGACCATCGCATCTCGGATAAACTCGCTCCCGGAGCAGCAGAATTGGTTACTGAGGGGCTGGAAGTGCCGGATGGGTACATGGCGGTAGATATCGGACCCAAGACTGAAAAAATAGTCGCCGAGGTCTTAAGTAATGCCCAGACCGCTTTTTGGAACGGCCCAATGGGCGCGTTCGAGGATGAGGCTGGTGGTTTTAATAAGGGGACTTATACGGTTGCCAGGGAACTGCAGAAAATGGGCAGGTCCGGACGCCTGGCCGGTATCGGCGGCGGGGAGACACGTATGGCAGCAATTAAGGCCGGGGTTACCGATGCTGACGGCGTGTTCATGTCCAGCGGCGGCGGTTCCACGCAGGAATATTTCGCCAAGAAAGGCAATCTCCCGGTGATCAAGAATCTGGAGAATGACGAAACCGCCCAGAAAAATCTCGTCCTCGCGGGGAAATTGGGGGTAGAACCCGCGGATCTGGCGCGTTTTGAAGCGGCAGACAGCAGTATTTATAATGCCTTGGGAGATAAACTTTTCAACGGCTATATATCTCAGGTCAGAAGGTTGCTTCCCAGGTTTTCGACAGGCCAGAAATTAAACGGCGCTCTGTCCAAAGCAGAGGTCTCTGCGGAGGTGATTAAAGATTCGCGCGGAAACAATACTGTCCGGGCAACTTTAAAGATCGGGGATATTGTTACTGTCGGCGAAGTCCCTGCAGGCGCTTCCAAAGGGGCAGCTGAGGCTTTTGCTTTTCCGCCGAAGGAAATAGATAGGGCGATCGCCAACGTGGCGAAGATCCAGGAGATACTTAAGAACAGCGGCCTGGATATAAGCAAACACAGCGATCTGCGCAAGACGGAACAATTGATCATTGCCGCGGCCGGTGAAAACTTCGCGACACTGGGCGCGAACGCCACAGTCCCTATTTCCTGGGCCTTGTGGAGGATGGCGGCAGCGTTGAATAATATGGAACTCTGGGAATACATCCGGATCAATGAGCCGGGAGTTGTCGGTAATGATCCGGTTTATTTCTATATGAACATATATAACGGCGGGCTGCACGCTTCCGGAGGCGACGCTTCGGTATTGGGTACAGTTTGGACCGAATTCCAGGAGATGCTGATCGTGCCCGTGGGCGCTAAAACTCACGCCGAAGGCGTGGCTATGGGAGATAAGATCGACCAGGAATTGAAGAAAATACTGAAAGGTAAATTCGCGGAAGCGGATATAATGCGTAAAGATGAAGCTGGTTTCGCGGTCAAAGGCCTGGGAAAAAGCGAAGACGCGATCGCTTATGTGGTACAGGCGATCAGGAACGCCGGCTATGAGCCCGGTAAAGACGTAAAGCTGGCTTTGGATGTCGCCGCGACCTCTTTCTACGACGAGAAAGAGAATATATACAAGTTCCAGGGCCAGAAATTGACCTCAGCCGAGATGGTCGATTTTTACGTCAAACTGGTAAAGCAATATGACGGCCTGTTCCTTTCTATAGAAGACGGCCTGGCTGAAGAAGATTGGCAGGGATGGGTAGAGCTAACCGCGGCTATGAAAGAAAAAGGCGTCCTGACTATAGGCGATGATCTGTACGTTACCCAGCACGGCCGGTTGAACAAAGGGCTGGCGATGAACGCGGCTACAGCGATCCTGATCAAGGTTAATCAAAATGGGACCCTGGGCGGAACTATCGATGTTATGAAGACCGCCAAGGCCAATGGCATTAAAGCTGTGGTATCGCACCGTTCCGGAGAAACTCTGGATGCCGGGATCGCGGATCTGGCTTACGCAACCCGGGCGTTCGGGCTTAAAACCGGGGATCCTCAACCTTTGGTTGATTTCCAGAATCCGAACGAACTGGTGCGCCGGGCTAAGTATGACAGGATGATCGAGATCCAGAAACAAGAAAACATCCAAAATGACCCGGCATTATCCAGGCCTAAAGCGCTGTTGATCAATGCGGATTTTTTCAAATCCGGCGCGGTTAAGAACGCTGTGGCGGAAATAGCGAGATTAAACGGGAATATCAATGTGGTGATCTACGGAGATAATGCCGAAAAGCTAAAGACGCTGGTAGGAAATCCCGATATTATCGCGGTGCGGAGTTTGACTGCAGCTGTCTCTGAAATAGCTAACCGCGGGGTAAAATCTTCTCAGGATGCCGTTATTTTGACGCCTATGCCGTATAGCTCGGAAACGTTTATTGTTCAAATCCGCAGCGGAGAAATAAGCACGCTGGCTTTGGCCAAGGCGGTAAAGCAGTTATTCAAGAACGACCGGATCACCGCGGCTATGGATGAATTCTATAAATCGCTGGTTGATAACAAAGTGGTTTCCGAGCAGGACTACATAAATACAAGGGAAAAAATCCTAACGGATCTGATCGACGGTGTTTACAACCTGGGTGAGATTAAGTTGACAAAACAGGTATCTGATGTTATAGAAAAGGAGCGGCTGGTAACCGAAGAGTTCGTGGGTAAAGTGTAA
- a CDS encoding septum formation initiator family protein, with product MIIKKMAGISLAVFFIAALFFPGYARIRHLKNKNRDLAQKNSRLKAENTLLQTELKRLANDQHYQEKILREKLGVVRKNEIPVKIVTGD from the coding sequence ATGATAATAAAAAAAATGGCGGGGATATCCCTCGCTGTATTTTTTATCGCGGCGCTCTTCTTCCCCGGTTATGCCAGGATACGACACCTGAAGAATAAGAACCGGGACCTGGCCCAGAAGAACAGCAGGCTAAAAGCCGAAAATACGCTTTTACAAACAGAACTCAAGCGCCTGGCCAACGACCAGCATTACCAGGAAAAGATATTAAGGGAAAAACTCGGGGTAGTGCGCAAAAACGAAATACCGGTTAAAATAGTGACCGGCGATTAA